GCGTCCGTGGCGATCGGGAATCGGGTGCCCGTGCGGGTCCTCCTGCGGATGCCCGGCCACGCGATCCATGGCGCGCAGCACGCGGTCGCTCACGTGGTGCTCGAGGATCTCCGCATCCTCGTGCACTTCCGACCAGTCGAAGCCCAGCACCTTCACGAGAAACGACTCGAGGATGCGATGCCGTCGCACCAGATCGAGCGCCAGGCGCCGGCCCGCCGCGGTGAGCCGTGCGCCACGGCCCGGCAGCAACGTCACCAGTCCGTCGCCGGCGAGACGACGCAGCATGTTGGTCGTGGACGGCGCCGAGACGCCGAGCCGCGAGGCCACACTCGACGTCGCGACCACCGTCCCTTCTCCCCCGAGCGCGTACAGGGCCTTCACGTAGTCCTGCCGCGCGCGTGTCGACTTTTTCATTCCATCTCCTCAGAAGTACGAAGCGAGGCCGAGCTGCACCTGGCCGACGTTGGAGAGATTGTTGAAGCGGTCTCGCGACTCGCCGCGCATCCAGGCGAGCTTGATCACCGATGACGCCAGAGGCCGGAAGTTGAGTCCCAGCGTGATGCTGCGGAAGGAGTCCCCGGCCAGGTCCCGGTCGAAGTCGACGGCATCGACCCGCGCGGCCGCGGTGAACCACGAATCCGGAAGGCCGGGGATCAGGGCGCGGCCGAATCCGTGACTGGCTTCCGCGTAGAACCCGTACTGCCGGGACGCGAACAACCCGGTGAGACCGTCCGGCACGTCCACCTCGACCAAAGCGCCTTCGGCGGACAGCGCGAATCCGAACGCCTTGGCGTACGCATCGAGAACCCCCGCGGTCAGGTCCTGCCGCTCCTCGACCTCGACCCCTTCGATCCGCCAGCTGTTCCATGCGCCGTGGTAGCCGGAGAGTCCGATCCCGAGCTTCTCCGAGGGACTCCACTCCGTCCTGCCCACGAAGGCGGGCGACGCGTTCGCATCCTCGAAGTTCCTGCGACCGGCGGACAGGCGGGTTCCTTCGGGAGACTCCAATATCACGCCGTCGCGAAAACCCGTGACCGTGTAGAGCTCGTAGGTCTGGCGCGAGCCTCCCGGCATCGTGAAGTCCCCGAACGCGCCGAGGCCAGGCTGCGACAGCACCACGCCGAGCAGCTCGGTGGGCGCGACCGGCCGCCGCGGGAGCTCGTTTCTCGGGCCGTCGTGAGTCAGGTTGTAGCGGCCGAGCGGCAGCAGCAGGAGCCCGCCGCGCAGGTTGACCGCCCGGTGCAGGAGCAGGTCGAGCTGCGCCAGCTCCACGATCACTTCTTCGCCGCCTTCCTCGAACTCGACTTCGCTGAACACCCTCACGCGATCGCTCAGCGACGTGGACGCGAGCAGATTCCAGCGGGTCAGCTCGAAGCCGAGCTCGGTGGTGGCGCCGTCCTCACGCTCCCAGGTTCCGTTCGCCTCGAGATAGCCACCCAGCGCGATCCGCCCGAAGAGTCCGGTGAGGCGCGAGCGATCGTCGGCGCCGCCCGCCACCAGCGGCCGCACGTCCGCGCTGTCGGACTGGGCCATCACGTGAGGTGCCATGACCAGACCCATGACCACCGCCATCATGGTCACTCGGGCGCGGCCGGGGATCATCGCGACTCCACGAAGTCCAGCAGTGCCTTGCGGTCGCTCTCGGGAAGCGCGATGAACCCGTCGCGCGCCGCCTGGGCCTCCCCGCCGTGCAGCCGGATGGCCTGGTCGACGCTGCGCGCCCGGCCATCGTGGAGCAGGAACGCCTCGCCGTTCAGGAACTCGCGCATGACTCGCAAGCCCCACAGCGGCGTGGTGCGCCATTCCCGCCCGTCGGCGCTTCCATCCGGGCGGTAGTCGGCGAGACCATCTCCCATGTCGTGGAGGAGCAGGTCGGAGTAGAGCGCGACGTCACGGTTGGCCAGCGCGCGGATCTTGCTGGGACCGGTGCGCAACACCGGCACGTGGCAGCTTGCGCAGCCGACCGACGCGAACACCGTGCGCCCTCGCTCGCGGGATGCGTTCATCGCACCGGGCGCCGGGGGCGCTAAGAGTCGCAGATAGGTCACCACCGCGATCACGTCCGCCGCCGGCAGCTCCGGATCGCTCACCCGATCGGCCGCAGCGTTGGCGGGTGAGGCGAGCGGGTCGTAGTTCTCGACCGTTCGGAAGTCGGACGTGATGCCGATGTCTTCCGCGTAGGCCGCGACCGTCTGCTCGATCAGGCTCGAGACCTGGGCCTTGCGGCTGAACCGTCCGAGCTGCGGGCCGGTCCCTCCTCCCGGCTCGTGCGCCGGCACGAACTCGGCGGGCTGAACCCAATTGGGCCGGCCCGAGATGCCGTCCCCGTTCGCATCGGCTTCGTCGGCGTGGGCCAGCACATCCGCGACAGGGATCGCCTCGATCAGCCCCACGCCGAAGACCGGCGGCGGAAGCCGGCGCGACCACTCGACGCCGCCCGGAAGCTGCTCGGCGTACGCGCCGGGAATCGCGCGCTCCTGGAGCTGAGGCCCGCCCATGTGGTGCACGGGATCGCCGCCCATGCTGAAGCGCGTGAGCATGTTCTCCGGCCGGCCGCGGCCGTCCCCGCTGTGGCAGGCGGCGCACGAGACGTTGTTGAAGATCGGACCCAGTCCATCGGCGATCGCGAACGGCTTCCCGAACTGCGCGTCCCCGGTGGCGAACGCGGCGAGCTCTTCCTTCGTCAGGCCGTCGAGCGGCCCGTCCATCACGTCGCCGGGGTCCGGAGCCGTGGTCATCAGCGTCCCGCACGCGTTGAGCAGAGCCGCGCCGACCAGGATCCAGGACCAGACGCCGGGAAGCAGCCGATAGCGCACGCGCCTCGAGTAGTCCTCGTAGCCGTCGAGGTGCTGACGGAGGAAGCGGTCTTCATGCGAGGTGCGGCGAAGGAAGAGGATCGCGACCATCGTGGCGGGCACGAGCGCCAGCCACGAGCCGAGCGCCAGGGGACAGGCGGGAGCTCCGAGCACCATGCCCAGATAGCCCGGGTGGCGCACGTGAGCGTAAGGCCCGGCATCCACCACGCGATGGCCGCGGTCACTCTGGATGCGCACCACGGGAACGAAGAAGCGGTTGGCGCGGACCGAGAGGAGCGTCCACAGGAACGAAGCGGCGACCACCGCGAGCGCCGCCCATTGCAGCGGTCGCGGCACGGTGTCGGACCAATGGAACCGGCCCACGTCGAGCAGGGCGATCACGAACGTGGCCAGGAACAGCAGCCGGATCAGCAGGAGCCGCACCGGGTCTTCGCCGCGCTGATCCCGGCGCATGCGCTCCCGGGCCATTTCTTCGTCGACGATGAGGACGGCCATCAGCGTGAGAGCCGAGAGCAAGGCAAAGAAAGCCCACACCATGGGAAGATCGAGGCGGCCCGCGATGGCGAACAAGATGGCGCCCAGAGGAAGGGTGAACAGCAGCCATCGGAGGAAGCGCTTCACGACCATCGACGCGTTCATGAATTCCTCGAGTCCGCGCAGCACCGGGTTAGCCTAGGCTAATTTTCGGCTTTGGCAAGGCTAATCTCGAGCCCGTTTTGGGCCCGGGGCGCAGCGCGTTGCCCGGCCTCCGGCCCTTGAGTAGACTGCGCCGCTCCACTCTCTCCGGAGACACTTCGTGCCCCAGATGACGATGGTGCAGGCGATCCAGGACGCGCTCCGGATCGCGCTTCGCGAGGACCCGCGTGTGGTGCTGATGGGTGAGGACGTCGGCAAGAACGGCGGCGTCTTTCGCGTGACCGAAGGCCTGCAGGCGGAGTTCGGGGCCGAGCGCGTGGCCGACACGCCGCTGGCCGAGAACGGCATCGTCGGCGGCGCGATCGGCATGGCGCTCTACGGCATGAAGCCGGTCGCCGAGATCCAGTTCGTCGACTTCATCTACCCGGCGTTCGACCAGATCGTCTCCGAGCTGGCCAAGATGCGCTGGCGCTCCGCCGGCCAGTACGCGTGTCCGGTCGTGGTGCGCGCCCCCTACGGCGGTGGCATTCGCGGCGGTCTCTACCACTCGCAGAGCCCGGAAGCGTACTTCTGCCACACCGCGGGGCTCACGGTGGTGATCCCTGCCACACCGACCGAAGCCAAAGGCCTCCTCCTCTCCGCCATCGCGGGCGAGGACCCGGTGATCTTCCTCGAGCCCAAGCGTCTCTATCGCACCCTGAAGGAAGACGTTCCGGAGGGCCGCTTCACCACGCCCCTCTCCAAGGCGGAGGTGGTCCGGGAGGGCACGGAGTGCACGGTGATCGCCTACGGCGCGATGGTGCCGGTGGCGCTCGAGGCCGCGAAGGAAGCCGAGTCGCGCGGCGTCTCGGTCGAGGTCGTGAATCTGCGCACGCTGGTTCCACTCGATGCCGACACCATGCTGGAGAGCGTGCGCAAGACCGGTCGCGTGGTGATCCTCCACGAGGCGCCGCGCACCTGCGGATTCGGCGCCGAGCTGTCGGCGCTGATCGCCGAGCAGGCGCTGACCTCCCTGCAGGCCCCGGTCCTCAGGGTCACCGGCTACGACACGCCGTTCCCCTACACGCTCGAGCACGCCTATCTCCCGGATGCCGCCCGGGTGCTGCGCGCGCTCGAGCACGTGATGCGCTACTAGACGCATGCTGGTCGTGGTGTGGGAGTATCGCGCCAAGCCCGAGCGGGTCGATGACTTCGAGTCCTTCTATCGTCCGGATGGCCCATGGGGCGAGCTGTTCCGCCAGTCGCCCGCGTTCGTCAGCACCACGTTGATGAAGGACCTGCGCGACGCGCAGCGGTTCGTGGTCGCCGATCGCTGGACCAGCGAGATCGTGTACGAGGAGTTCAAGCGCGAGCGCGCGGAGGAGTACAACTCACTCTCGGAGCGGGGCGCGCGGCTCTACGAGCACGAGCGGGAGATCGGTCGGTTCGACTTCCTGGATTGACCGCGCCCATGCCGGCGCGAGCGAGGGAGACATGGCTTTCGAGGTGAAACTTCCCGACATCGGTGAAGGCGTGGCCGAGGGGGAGATCGTGCGCTGGATGGTGAAGCCGGGAGACGCGGTGAAGGAGCACCAGCCGATGGTCGAGGTCATGACCGACAAGGCCAGCGTCGAAATTCCGGCGCCGCGCACCGGGACGATCAAAGCACTCCACGCGCAGGAGGGCGAGGTCGTGCCGGTCGGCACGGTCATCGTCTCGATCGATGTGGACGGCGCGGACGCCCCGGCCGCCGTGGCGGCCCCCGAGCATGCGGCCGGCGCCGCGAAGGCCACGACCGCCGCGGCGGTCAGAGCGACCTCGGCCGCGCGCACCCGTGTCCAGGCGACGCCTGCGGTCCGGCAGCTCGCCCAGCAGCTCGGCGTGGCGCTCGAAGGCATCGCGGGCAGCGGCCCCGAGGGGGCGGTTACGGCCGACGACGTTCGCCGGGCGGCGGAAGGCGGTCCCGCGAAGGCCGCCGCTCCAGCGAAGACCGCACCGGCGACCCCGTCCGGCGAGACCCGCGTGCCCCTGCGGGGTCTGCGCCGCAAGATCGCCGAGCACATGCGGCATTCGCTCGACACCGCCGCGCACTTCACGTTCGTGGCCGAGTGCGACATGACCGCGGTCGTCGAGCATCGCGAGTGGCTCCTCCCCCGCGCCCGCAAGGCGGGCGTCCCGCTCACCTACCTGGCGTATCTGGTGAAAGCGCTGATCGAGCCTCTGCGCAAGTACCCTCTGCTCAACGCGAGCCTCGACGACGAGAAAGGCGAGGTCGTGATCAAGCCCGACATCCACGTCGGCATCGCCACCGCCACCGAGGAGGGATTGATGGTGCCGGTGATCCACGAGGCCGACCGCCGCACGCTGCTCGAGATCGCGGTCGAGATCCATCGCCTGGCGCGCGGCGCGCGCGAAGGCAAGCTCGAGGTGCGCGAGCTCCAGGGCGGGACGTTCACCGTGACCAGCACCGGGGCCCGCGGAGGCCTCCTCGCCACGCCCATCCTTCATCACCCTCAAGTGGCGATCCTCGGGGTCCACGAGGTGAAGAAGAAGCCCGCGGTGGTGGACGGCCAGATCGTTGCGCGCGACATGACGAACCTGTCGCTCTCGCTCGACCATCGCGTCGTCGACGGCGCGGTCGGCGCGGACTTCCTCTACGAAGTGATCGCCCGGCTCCAGCATCCCGAAGCCTGGCTCACGCCGGAGGCCATCGGATGAGCGCTCCGCTGCTGCAGACGCTCGATCTGGAGGGGCGCGCGACCGGACCGGCGCCGGACGTGCCTGCCGAGGACCTGGTCCGCCTCTTCCGGCACATGCTGATGATGCGGGTGCTCGATCAGCGCATGCTCTCGCTGCAGCGTCAGGGTCGCATCGGATTCTATGGGACCGCGGCGGGGCAGGAAGCCGCCGTGACCGGATCGGCTTACGCCCTGCGCGAAACCGACTGGGTGTTCCCCGCGCTGCGGGAGATGGGCGTCGCGCTGTGGCGCGGCACGTCGTTCAGGGACATCGTCTGCCAGCTGATCGGCAACTCCGGCGACGTGCTCATCGGACGGCAGATGCCTTGCCACTTCAGCGACCGCAAGGTGCTGACGGTCGCCTGGTCCTCGGTGATCGCCACCCAGCTTCCGCACGCGATGGGCGCCGCGTGGGCCGCCAAGCTCCAGGGCCACGACACGGTCATGATGGGCTACCTCGGCGACGGCGCGACCTCGACGGGGGACTTCCATGCGGCCGCCAACTTCGCCGGCGTGCTGAAGGCGCCGGTAGTGTTCTTCATCCAGAACAACCAATGGGCGATCTCGGTGCCGCTGTCACGGCAGACCGCTTCCGAGACCTTGGCGATCAAGGCGCAGTCGTACGGATTCCCCGGCGTTCGCGTGGACGGCAACGACATCCTCGCGGTGATCGCCGCGACCCGCGCCGCGGTGGAGCGCGCGCGGGCGGGTGAGGGACCGACGCTGATCGAAGCGGTCAC
The Candidatus Eisenbacteria bacterium genome window above contains:
- a CDS encoding metal-dependent transcriptional regulator, with amino-acid sequence MKKSTRARQDYVKALYALGGEGTVVATSSVASRLGVSAPSTTNMLRRLAGDGLVTLLPGRGARLTAAGRRLALDLVRRHRILESFLVKVLGFDWSEVHEDAEILEHHVSDRVLRAMDRVAGHPQEDPHGHPIPDRHGRLRRRSLRPLASLGAGESARVREIRDADPQRMARWKEVGLVPGATVRMRAVRMHDDLFEVEVARRRFAMGGQGLDGVMVDRVKGERDA
- a CDS encoding di-heme oxidoredictase family protein, with translation MNASMVVKRFLRWLLFTLPLGAILFAIAGRLDLPMVWAFFALLSALTLMAVLIVDEEMARERMRRDQRGEDPVRLLLIRLLFLATFVIALLDVGRFHWSDTVPRPLQWAALAVVAASFLWTLLSVRANRFFVPVVRIQSDRGHRVVDAGPYAHVRHPGYLGMVLGAPACPLALGSWLALVPATMVAILFLRRTSHEDRFLRQHLDGYEDYSRRVRYRLLPGVWSWILVGAALLNACGTLMTTAPDPGDVMDGPLDGLTKEELAAFATGDAQFGKPFAIADGLGPIFNNVSCAACHSGDGRGRPENMLTRFSMGGDPVHHMGGPQLQERAIPGAYAEQLPGGVEWSRRLPPPVFGVGLIEAIPVADVLAHADEADANGDGISGRPNWVQPAEFVPAHEPGGGTGPQLGRFSRKAQVSSLIEQTVAAYAEDIGITSDFRTVENYDPLASPANAAADRVSDPELPAADVIAVVTYLRLLAPPAPGAMNASRERGRTVFASVGCASCHVPVLRTGPSKIRALANRDVALYSDLLLHDMGDGLADYRPDGSADGREWRTTPLWGLRVMREFLNGEAFLLHDGRARSVDQAIRLHGGEAQAARDGFIALPESDRKALLDFVESR
- a CDS encoding alpha-ketoacid dehydrogenase subunit beta; the encoded protein is MPQMTMVQAIQDALRIALREDPRVVLMGEDVGKNGGVFRVTEGLQAEFGAERVADTPLAENGIVGGAIGMALYGMKPVAEIQFVDFIYPAFDQIVSELAKMRWRSAGQYACPVVVRAPYGGGIRGGLYHSQSPEAYFCHTAGLTVVIPATPTEAKGLLLSAIAGEDPVIFLEPKRLYRTLKEDVPEGRFTTPLSKAEVVREGTECTVIAYGAMVPVALEAAKEAESRGVSVEVVNLRTLVPLDADTMLESVRKTGRVVILHEAPRTCGFGAELSALIAEQALTSLQAPVLRVTGYDTPFPYTLEHAYLPDAARVLRALEHVMRY
- a CDS encoding antibiotic biosynthesis monooxygenase, yielding MLVVVWEYRAKPERVDDFESFYRPDGPWGELFRQSPAFVSTTLMKDLRDAQRFVVADRWTSEIVYEEFKRERAEEYNSLSERGARLYEHEREIGRFDFLD
- a CDS encoding dihydrolipoamide acetyltransferase family protein, which translates into the protein MAFEVKLPDIGEGVAEGEIVRWMVKPGDAVKEHQPMVEVMTDKASVEIPAPRTGTIKALHAQEGEVVPVGTVIVSIDVDGADAPAAVAAPEHAAGAAKATTAAAVRATSAARTRVQATPAVRQLAQQLGVALEGIAGSGPEGAVTADDVRRAAEGGPAKAAAPAKTAPATPSGETRVPLRGLRRKIAEHMRHSLDTAAHFTFVAECDMTAVVEHREWLLPRARKAGVPLTYLAYLVKALIEPLRKYPLLNASLDDEKGEVVIKPDIHVGIATATEEGLMVPVIHEADRRTLLEIAVEIHRLARGAREGKLEVRELQGGTFTVTSTGARGGLLATPILHHPQVAILGVHEVKKKPAVVDGQIVARDMTNLSLSLDHRVVDGAVGADFLYEVIARLQHPEAWLTPEAIG
- a CDS encoding thiamine pyrophosphate-dependent dehydrogenase E1 component subunit alpha, whose product is MSAPLLQTLDLEGRATGPAPDVPAEDLVRLFRHMLMMRVLDQRMLSLQRQGRIGFYGTAAGQEAAVTGSAYALRETDWVFPALREMGVALWRGTSFRDIVCQLIGNSGDVLIGRQMPCHFSDRKVLTVAWSSVIATQLPHAMGAAWAAKLQGHDTVMMGYLGDGATSTGDFHAAANFAGVLKAPVVFFIQNNQWAISVPLSRQTASETLAIKAQSYGFPGVRVDGNDILAVIAATRAAVERARAGEGPTLIEAVTFRMGGHSSSDDPTRYREGALVEEWQRRDPVVRFRGYLRGLGLVKDGDEERWNAEADEAIATAVREAEALPPPPIESMFSDVYKDMPRHIQEQMRYAAAMGAGGKNEGAFPL